Part of the Halobaculum halobium genome, AAGCGAGCGGCTGGCTGACGGGAGAGAGGCGACGGTCGCGGCGGGCGCGACAGCGACGGTGACGCTCGTCGCGTCGGTTCCCGGAGACACCGTCGAGGCGGCGCGAGCGGCGATCGAGTCGGACCGCGCGGTGACCTCCGGGACGTTCGCGGTCACCCTCCGCGAACGGAGCTATGAGGCGAATGTCTGAGCGAACGTCGGGGCTGGTAGGAGCGGTGACGCGCCCCGTGCAAGCGTCGTACGGCTCGCGTCGCGAGCGACTCGCCGCCGCGCTGGCTGTCGGACTCCTCGCGGGGCTGTCGGCCGCGATGGCGACGTACACCCTGTGGCAGGGATCACTCGCGCCGACGTGGGCCAGCGACGTCGTCACGGGGTCGCTGGTGTTCGCGGCGGGCGCGCTGGTGAAGCTGCTGTGTCAGAACCTCAAGACGAGCGTGCTCGCGCTGGCGGTCGCCGTCGTCGCCGGAGCCGCCCTGACGGCGGCTGCGGGGATCGCCCCGTACCTCCTGCTCGACATCGGAACGCTCGGTGGGATCGCGCTGCTGCCGGACCTCCGCGACGTGATCACGCTGGTGGTGTTCGGACAGATCCCGCTGCTGTTGTTCGGCTACCTCATCGCGATCGTCTACGACGGCGCGACAGCCTGACCGCGGGCGCGCGACGACAGGCCTTTGGCTCGCTATCGGGTACCGGTGGGTATGCCGAAGGAGATCCCGACGGAGGAGAAGTCGGTTCGCGAGCGGGGGACGTACGCCAACGACGGCAACGACCCGACGCTCGCATCGTACCTCTCGTCGCTGTTTTTTCTCTTGTCGGTGCCGGCGTTCGTGACGCTCGCGTACGGTGGGTACTGGGCCGGTCTCTACGGGGAGTCGGCGGTCGTCCCCGCGTTCGCGGGGCTGCTCGTCGCGGGACTGGCCGGCGTGTTCGCGGTGATGCACGTCACGACCGGGCGGTGAGGGCGGCCGCTCACCCAAGCGGGCGCTGGCCGAAGGGAACGGAACGAGAGAGTCTGATGCCGAGGCGGTCGGAGTCTCGCGCGGTCGCAGCCGGGCTCAGAACCACTTGTCGTTGTACACGCACTGGAGGGGCTCGGTGACGACGTTCGTCGCCAGCGCCATCGAGACGATCTCGACGGCGTCGTCGTACCCCCCCGCGTCGGCCGCCTCGTCGTCCCAGGCGGCGATTCCGACTCCCAGTTCGACGTGGTAATCGAACACCGTGATCAGCCACTCGTCGGGGAGCGTGCGCTCGTCGGCGTCGGACTCGTTTATGACGCGGATCAGGTACTTGAACGTCGTGTCATCGCGACCCGAGAGGTCGTCTCCGGCGTCGTACCCCGGGACGTTCGGGGTGCCGAACAGCTGGACGAGGCGGTAGAGAGCCGTTCCCACGTCGTCGTGGGTTCCCCGCTCTGTGGGGTCCGGCTCGAGTTCGATGTGGACGTCCTCGCGCGCCTCGCGGAGGTTCACCTCCTCGAAGGCGGCGTCTCCCTCGCGCCGCGACAGGATCTCCTCGCGGGAGACCGGCACCATCGTGAACTCGCGGAGCTCTTCGACCGGCGGCGCCTGCGGGTGCTCGCGGATGTCGTACTGCATCTCAGTACGCGAACCCCATGAATCCCTTCCAGCCGGCGTAGCCGGCGATGATACACGCGAGACCGGTTCCGATAACGATCAACGCCTCTGTGCTGGAGATGCCCTCGATCCCGTTCAGCCCCAGAAACAGCGTGATCCCGAGCATGGTGAAGATGTAGCCCACCACCAGTCCGAGGATCATGACGCCCAGAGAGGCGGCGCCGAGGGGGCCTTTGAGGCCGTCGGGGACGCGATTGCTCACGGACATTCGTACCTATTCGTAGCGGATTCGCGGGTCTTAATTCCCCCGTTACGAGGTGGCACGGACCGCGGACGACGCAGCCGCTGAGGCGGTCTCGTTGCGACCCGTTATCGGTCGTCGCGTTCCTCGCCGCGCTCGCGGCGGTCGCGTTCGGCGTCGCCGGGGTCGGCCTCGCCCAGGGGGCTCATCGCGGGGTCGAAGGTGGACTCTTCCCCCGTCGACAGTTCGGTGTCGCCCGCGTCGCCGCCGCCGGATCCGCGGTCGTGACCCCGCTCGTGTTCGCCGCGTTCGCGGGCCTCGCTGGTGAGCCCGTACTGCTCGGCGATCGGTCTGCGCGCGCGGTAGCCGATGGCGATGGCGACGACGCCGGCGACCCCGTAGACGACGACCGGCGTCGCGGTCACGCCCACTTCGCCGGTGACGACAGAAAGGTGCAGCGCCTGGCCGATCGAGAGGGCGCCGACGACGAGCATCGCCGTGGAGATCACGCCGAGGAAGCGAGTCGAGACCATATCGGTACTGTGGGTGCCGCCGTGAAAAACGCGCGGGAGTCAGCCGGCTCAGCCGTCGCCGTACTCGTCGACGACGACGACCTCGCCGTCCTCGACGGTGACGTTGATCAGCGTCTTCACCGAGTGGTCGGTGTCGTCGAGCTTGTTCGGGCCGGCCTTCTTGATCACCGCGACGACGTCGACCACGTCGGCGCCGATGTGGGTGAGCGCGTCGAGGATACCCTTCATCGTGCCGCCCGTCGAGAGCACGTCGTCGAGCACGAGCACGCGGTCGCCCTCGAACACGTCGTTGATGTACATCTCGCCCTCCGAATAGCCCGTCTCCTGCTGGAGTGCGACTTCGCCCTCGAGGCCGTACTCCCGCTTGCGGATGACGACAAGCGGGATGTCGGTCATCAGCGACAGCGCGGTGGAGATGTGGATCCCCATCGCGGCGGGCGTGACGATCTTGTCGACGTCCTCGATCTGGGCCTTCCGGATGATCCGAATGACGATCTCTCGGAGGAGTTCCGGCTCCAGCATCGGGACGCCGTCGCTGATGGGGTGAACGAAGTACTGGTACTCGCCCTTCTCGATGATCGGTGCGTCCAGCAGGGACTGGCGCAGGCGTTCCATGTTGCCGGTACCGCTACCGAGGTGAAAAGCGCGGCGGATCCCGACAGGGCCCGAGTCGGCCGCACGCGAGACGCTGACGCGCGACTGTTCTCGTAGGCTCGACTCACTGAGGATCGTGTGGCCGCGTTCGACCGAAGACCGCTCGTCGCCCGCAAGCACCTCCCGCGACGAACGCGGTGGGCACGTGCCGTCCTCGCCCTCCGCTGACTGCCACAGGTCCAGTCGCGGTTCCCGGTCACACGAGGAACAGCAGCGCGAGACTGACCAGCAACGCGACCAGCAACACGCTCGTTCCGAACCCGGCGCGCAGGTCGATGTCGGGCCGCTCGTGTGCGCCGTTCGTCAGTGCGTCGTCGCCGGCGATCACGCCGACGGCGCCGATCCGGTCGAGCGTCCCGGCCGGGTCCCGGACGGCCCCCGCGACGGCGCTCGACCCCGCGACGACCGCGCGGTCGACCGCCGCGTACAGCTCGGTGACGCCGACCACGAGCGCCCGCGTACCGTAGAAGCCCGCGCGGTTGTAGATCGCGTCGACGTCGGGCACGCGACCGACCTTCGCGAGCGGCTTCTTCAGGATGACGAAGCCGACCACGCCGAGCGCCGCGAGGATCAGCCCCTCTTCAACGTGAGGGACGGTGTACGTGGTGTATTCGTAGCTGCCGGTGTCCGGAAGCACCGCGAACAGCGCGGGCGGGTAGACGCCAAGCACGACGCACAGGACGGCGACGGTCCCCATCGCGAGCTTCTGGCCGACGTTCGCCGGACGCACGTCGCCCTCGTACTCGCCGTGGAGGAAGACGTAGTAACCCAGCTTGATGAACGAGAGGAACGTGCCGACGCCGCCCGCAAGCAGCAGGTACCAGATGATGTCGTAGTGCTTCTTGTGAGCGGCCGCGAGCACCATCCCCTTGGAGACGAACCCGTTGAACCCGGGGAATCCCGCGATCGACAGCGCCGCGATCAGGAACGCGAACGCCGTGACGGGGAGCTTCCGCCAGAGCCCGCCCAGTTCCTCGAGGTGCTCCTCGCCGGTGCGGTAGATGACGACGCCGACCGTCATGAACAGCAGGCTCTTGTAGAGGATGTGGTTGAAGACGTGACCGAAGGCGCCTGCGGTGGCGAGCGCGCCGCCGAGGCCGACGCCGGCGACCATGTACCCCACCTGCGACTGGATGTGATACGAAAGCAGCCGCCGCATGTCGCCCTGCAGCAGCGCCATCCCCGCACCGAAGACGGCCATCAGCGCGCCCATGTACGCGACCGCGAGTTCGCCCTCCGGGAACGCCCGGAACATGCCGTACACGCCGGTCTTGGTGGTGTACACGCACAGGAACACGCTGGCGGCGATGTGCGGCCGGGGGTACGTGTCGGGCAGCCAGGCGTGCAGCCCGATGAAGCCGACGTTGACGCCGATACCCACTGCCGCGAGCACGGGCGCGACGACGCCGGCCAACCCGTCGCCGGTGAAGACGAACGTGCCCGTCTCCACGTAGTGCCAGATCACCGCCCCGAGTAGGAGCGTGCCGCCGATCCCGTGGAGGAGGGCGTACCGGAAGCCCGCGCGCACGGCGCGGCCGCCGTAGTGCCACACCAGGAGCGTGCTGGTGACGGCCATCAGCTCCCAGAAAAAGATCAGCGTGAGCCAGTCGCCGCCGAAGACCGCGCCGAGGCTGGTGCCGACGTAGCCGAGCGCGAACGCGGTCTGTCGTTCGTCGGCGCCGCTGGCCCACGAGTACAGCACCGCGATCGCGCCGATGAAGCCGAAGATGACGCCCATCAGGCGCGAGAACCCGTCGACGTTGAACAGGACTGCGTCGAAGCCGAACAGTAGCGTCGGGAGGTGCTCGCCGCCGGGCACGAGCCACACGTACGGGACGACCGCCGCGGTCGCGAGCACGCCCAGCGCGTGACCGGCGCGGCGACCCAGCAGGGGGACGACCAGCGCGGCCGCGAGCACGAACAGGAACGGCGGGACCAGCGGGTCGAGCGCCACCATCAGACGCTCACCCCCGTGGCGCCCGCGACGATCAGGCGGACGATCCTGAGGAACACGGCGCCGTCGGGGACGATCCCGAGGACGACAGACCCGAGCGCGGTGACGAGGATCGGTGCGAGCATGAACCACGTCGACTCGCCGCCGGTCCACCCGCGGCGGTCCCAGCCGCCCGCATGGTCGTGGCCGCCTTCGTGGCCGTAGGCGTCGCCGCCGCCGTCCGCGACCGCGTCGGTGTCGGAGGTTTCAGCTTCAGCGACGGCCGCGCGCCCCCACGACAGTCGGCCGCCCAGCGGCCCCCCGACGAGCGGCTTCTCGTCGGTCTCCTCGGGCGACTCGAAGAAGGCGGTGTACACGACCGGCCAGAAGTAGCCGATGTTCAACACCCCCGAGACGAGCAGCGCGACCGCGAACAGCGTCTGTCCCGCCGACACCGAACCGATGAGCAGGAAGTACTTGCTCACGAAGCCGGCGACCAGCGGGATGCCCGCCATCCCGGCCGCGGCGACGGCGAACGCCGCCATCGTCAGCGGCATCCGCCTCCCGATGCCGGCCATGTCGGAGATGTCGTCGGTGTGGGTCTCGACGTGGAGGGCCCCGGCGGCGAAGAACAGGGTGATCTTCATGAACGCGTGCGCCGGGATATGGAGCAGTCCACCAACCAGCGACGTTGGCGCTACCACCGCAAGCCCGAGCACGATGTACGACAGTTGGCTCACCGTCGAGAAGGCGAGCCGGCGCTTGAGATTGTCCTGCCTGAGCGCGATGACGCTGGCGGTCACGAGCGTGAACGCCGCGACCGCCGCAAGCGGCAGCCCCATCCCCAGGTCCGCGACGGCGTCGGGCCCGAACACGTCGAGGACGATCCGGGCGATGCCGAAGACGCCGCTTTTCACGACCGCGACCGCGTGCAACAGCGCGGAGACGGGCGTGGGCGCGACCATCGCGTCGGGCAGCCACGAGTGCAGCGGCATCAGCGCCGCCTTCACCCCGAACCCGGTCGCCAGCAGCGCGAACGCCAGCCGGGCGAACATCGGGTCCGCCGAGGCGAGCCCCTCGATACCGCCCGGGGTGAACGCGACGGTTCCGGTGAGCCAGTAGACGAGCGCGGTGCCAGCCAGCACAGCGACGCCGCCGCCGAACGTGTACGCGAGGTACTTCCGGGCGGCCGAGCGCGCCTCATCCGTCTCGTCGTGGGCGACGAGCGGGTACGTCGCGACGGTGAGCAGTTCGTAGAAGACGAACAGCACCAGCAGGTTCGACGCGAACGCGACGCCGACCGCCGCGGAGACGCTGCCGGCGAAGGCGGCGAAGTAGCGCGTCTGTGCGTGCTCGTCGAGCCCGCGCATGTAGCCGATGCTGTAGCTGCTAGTGACGATCCACAGAAAACTGGCCAAGAGCGCGAAGAGGACGCCCAGCGCGTCCGCTTTCAGCGCGAACCGGGCGCCCGGGAGGAACGCGCCCAAATTCGTGACGTACGTGTCGCCGGCGAGCACGGCGGGCACCATGCTGGCGACGATGCCGAACTTCGCGAGCGCCGCGACCGCGGTCCACGACTCGCGGACGTTCGGCCGGCTGCCCGACAGCAGGATCGGGCCGATAGCGACTGCCGAGACGAGCACGGCCGCGAGCGGTCTGAGTGACGTGATATCGGTCATGAGAGGAGCACCTCAACGGTCGGAGCGAGGGCAGATTCGTACGCCGGGACGGCCGCCCCGAGGCCGACGGCGAGCAGTGCCGCCGCGAGGACGGCGGCGACCATGCCGAGCGAGACGCCGCGGTCGGCGGGGGCGTCGCCGACGGCGTCGTCTCCGCCGCCGTCGGCGACGGCGTCAGCAGCGGCGTCGGTTCCCGCGGGCGCCTCGCGGAAGAACATCCGTTCGAGCAGGCGCGCGAAGTACGCGAGCGTCAACAGCGTCGACAGGAGAATGACGGACGCCAGCGCCCACGCGCCCGCCTCCAGCGTGCCGACGACGATGTACCACTTGCCGAAGAAGCCGATCGCCGGCGGCACGCCGACCATGCCGAGCGCGAGCGCGCCGAAGGCGGCCGCCGCGGTCGGCATCCGGGA contains:
- a CDS encoding cation:proton antiporter; its protein translation is MTDITSLRPLAAVLVSAVAIGPILLSGSRPNVRESWTAVAALAKFGIVASMVPAVLAGDTYVTNLGAFLPGARFALKADALGVLFALLASFLWIVTSSYSIGYMRGLDEHAQTRYFAAFAGSVSAAVGVAFASNLLVLFVFYELLTVATYPLVAHDETDEARSAARKYLAYTFGGGVAVLAGTALVYWLTGTVAFTPGGIEGLASADPMFARLAFALLATGFGVKAALMPLHSWLPDAMVAPTPVSALLHAVAVVKSGVFGIARIVLDVFGPDAVADLGMGLPLAAVAAFTLVTASVIALRQDNLKRRLAFSTVSQLSYIVLGLAVVAPTSLVGGLLHIPAHAFMKITLFFAAGALHVETHTDDISDMAGIGRRMPLTMAAFAVAAAGMAGIPLVAGFVSKYFLLIGSVSAGQTLFAVALLVSGVLNIGYFWPVVYTAFFESPEETDEKPLVGGPLGGRLSWGRAAVAEAETSDTDAVADGGGDAYGHEGGHDHAGGWDRRGWTGGESTWFMLAPILVTALGSVVLGIVPDGAVFLRIVRLIVAGATGVSV
- the hpt gene encoding hypoxanthine/guanine phosphoribosyltransferase, whose product is MERLRQSLLDAPIIEKGEYQYFVHPISDGVPMLEPELLREIVIRIIRKAQIEDVDKIVTPAAMGIHISTALSLMTDIPLVVIRKREYGLEGEVALQQETGYSEGEMYINDVFEGDRVLVLDDVLSTGGTMKGILDALTHIGADVVDVVAVIKKAGPNKLDDTDHSVKTLINVTVEDGEVVVVDEYGDG
- a CDS encoding Na(+)/H(+) antiporter subunit D — its product is MVALDPLVPPFLFVLAAALVVPLLGRRAGHALGVLATAAVVPYVWLVPGGEHLPTLLFGFDAVLFNVDGFSRLMGVIFGFIGAIAVLYSWASGADERQTAFALGYVGTSLGAVFGGDWLTLIFFWELMAVTSTLLVWHYGGRAVRAGFRYALLHGIGGTLLLGAVIWHYVETGTFVFTGDGLAGVVAPVLAAVGIGVNVGFIGLHAWLPDTYPRPHIAASVFLCVYTTKTGVYGMFRAFPEGELAVAYMGALMAVFGAGMALLQGDMRRLLSYHIQSQVGYMVAGVGLGGALATAGAFGHVFNHILYKSLLFMTVGVVIYRTGEEHLEELGGLWRKLPVTAFAFLIAALSIAGFPGFNGFVSKGMVLAAAHKKHYDIIWYLLLAGGVGTFLSFIKLGYYVFLHGEYEGDVRPANVGQKLAMGTVAVLCVVLGVYPPALFAVLPDTGSYEYTTYTVPHVEEGLILAALGVVGFVILKKPLAKVGRVPDVDAIYNRAGFYGTRALVVGVTELYAAVDRAVVAGSSAVAGAVRDPAGTLDRIGAVGVIAGDDALTNGAHERPDIDLRAGFGTSVLLVALLVSLALLFLV